From one Acidobacteriota bacterium genomic stretch:
- the secY gene encoding preprotein translocase subunit SecY, with amino-acid sequence MDSLKNLWQVEELRKRIGFTLLLLGVYRIGNHIPTPGVNPQALAELANQLSNTMFGLYDMFSGGNLSKVTIFALGIMPYISASIILQLLTVVWPYLERLSKEGELGRRKITQYTRYGTILLSVVQALGIAVFLEKQTNVAGGLHLVEHAGWTFRFMTVLTLTTGTCFIMWLGEQITERGIGNGMSLIIYSGIVVGFPSAVVTTFDQLRTGQMTLLRLVLLVAMMVVVVGAIVFVERGHRRVTVQYAKRVVGRRQYGGSSTHIPLKVNTGGVIPVIFASSILAFPMTLAPAFTEGGWFRLFTDAVAYGMPLYNLLYIAGIIFFAYFYTAIIFNPDDVAENMRKYGGFIPGIRPGKRTAEYIDTILARITLVGAIYLALVAILPELLISGFKVAPIPVIGEWLDAALPRFITEGMNVQFYFGGTSLLIVVGVAMDTVQQVESQLIMRHYDGFMRRTRIRGRRG; translated from the coding sequence ATGGACAGCCTCAAGAATCTCTGGCAGGTCGAAGAGCTGCGGAAGCGGATCGGCTTCACGCTGCTGCTCCTCGGCGTCTACCGGATCGGCAACCACATCCCGACGCCCGGCGTGAACCCGCAGGCGCTCGCCGAGCTGGCCAACCAGCTCTCGAACACGATGTTCGGGCTGTACGACATGTTCTCGGGCGGGAACCTCTCGAAGGTGACGATCTTCGCGCTGGGCATCATGCCCTACATCAGCGCGTCGATCATCCTGCAGCTGCTGACGGTCGTCTGGCCGTACCTCGAGCGGCTCTCGAAGGAAGGGGAGCTGGGGCGCCGGAAGATCACGCAGTACACGCGCTACGGGACGATCCTCCTGAGCGTCGTCCAGGCGCTGGGGATCGCGGTGTTCCTGGAGAAGCAGACGAACGTCGCGGGCGGGCTGCACCTGGTGGAGCACGCGGGGTGGACGTTCCGGTTCATGACGGTGCTGACGCTGACCACCGGCACCTGCTTCATCATGTGGCTGGGCGAGCAGATCACCGAGCGCGGCATCGGCAACGGCATGTCGCTCATCATCTACTCGGGAATCGTCGTCGGCTTCCCGAGCGCGGTCGTGACGACGTTCGACCAGCTGCGCACCGGGCAGATGACGCTGCTGCGGCTGGTGCTGCTCGTCGCGATGATGGTGGTCGTGGTGGGCGCGATCGTCTTCGTGGAGCGCGGGCACCGGCGGGTGACCGTGCAGTACGCGAAACGGGTGGTCGGCCGGCGGCAGTACGGCGGGTCGAGCACGCACATCCCGCTGAAGGTGAACACGGGCGGGGTCATCCCGGTGATCTTCGCCTCATCGATCCTCGCGTTTCCGATGACGCTGGCGCCGGCCTTCACCGAGGGCGGCTGGTTCCGGTTGTTCACCGACGCGGTGGCGTACGGGATGCCGCTCTACAACCTGCTGTACATCGCGGGCATCATCTTCTTCGCGTACTTCTACACGGCGATCATCTTCAACCCGGATGACGTCGCGGAGAACATGCGCAAGTACGGCGGGTTCATCCCGGGGATCCGCCCCGGCAAGCGGACGGCCGAGTACATCGACACGATCCTGGCGCGGATCACGCTGGTGGGCGCGATTTACCTCGCGCTCGTCGCGATCCTGCCGGAGCTGCTGATCTCGGGGTTCAAGGTGGCGCCGATCCCGGTCATCGGCGAATGGCTGGACGCCGCGCTCCCGCGGTTCATCACCGAGGGCATGAACGTGCAGTTCTATTTCGGCGGCACGTCGCTGCTGATCGTGGTCGGCGTGGCGATGGACACGGTGCAGCAGGTGGAATCGCAGCTGATCATGCGGCACTACGACGGCTTCATGCGACGGACCCGGATCCGGGGGCGCAGGGGCTAG
- the rpmJ gene encoding 50S ribosomal protein L36 yields MKVRASVKRICANCKVVRRRGVVRVICTNQKHKQRQG; encoded by the coding sequence ATGAAGGTACGAGCATCGGTAAAGCGCATCTGCGCGAACTGCAAGGTCGTCCGGCGGCGCGGCGTCGTCCGGGTGATCTGCACGAACCAGAAGCACAAGCAGCGGCAGGGATAG
- the infA gene encoding translation initiation factor IF-1 (stimulates the activities of the other two initiation factors, IF-2 and IF-3), translated as MEYALYRVELDGHHEVTAHAPGGPHRNFVRLLVGDRVRVELSPRDAKRGRIVKKLL; from the coding sequence CTGGAATACGCGCTCTACCGCGTGGAGCTTGACGGGCACCACGAGGTGACCGCGCACGCGCCCGGCGGCCCGCACCGCAACTTCGTGCGGCTGCTCGTGGGCGACCGGGTACGGGTCGAGCTATCGCCGCGCGACGCGAAGCGCGGGAGGATCGTGAAGAAACTGTTATGA
- a CDS encoding adenylate kinase has protein sequence MSRNLIILGPPGAGKGTQAERFAREEGIPKISTGDILREAVAAGTDVGRIAKRAMDAGQLVSDDVMIAIVRERLSRPDVARGFILDGFPRTVAQAEALDAMMEGRPSLLVIEFRVPTEELVRRTAQRRVCNRCGLTTTADGTVNCPRCGGELLVRSDDGAEVVRERLQVYERQTRPLVEYYRSRPTFRVLNGNQAQDAVAAALRQAVCEAQAAGTRRPSGADGAAELM, from the coding sequence GTGTCGCGCAACCTGATCATCCTGGGCCCCCCGGGTGCCGGCAAGGGCACCCAGGCGGAGCGGTTCGCACGCGAGGAGGGGATCCCGAAGATCTCGACGGGAGACATCCTGCGCGAGGCGGTTGCTGCGGGGACCGACGTGGGGCGCATCGCGAAGCGCGCGATGGACGCCGGCCAGCTCGTCAGCGACGACGTCATGATCGCGATTGTGCGGGAGCGGTTGTCGCGCCCGGACGTCGCGCGCGGGTTCATCCTCGACGGCTTCCCGCGCACGGTGGCGCAGGCCGAGGCGCTCGACGCGATGATGGAGGGGCGGCCGTCGCTGCTCGTCATCGAGTTCCGGGTGCCGACCGAGGAGCTGGTGCGGCGCACCGCACAACGGCGCGTCTGCAACCGCTGCGGCTTGACGACCACGGCGGACGGCACGGTGAACTGCCCGCGGTGCGGCGGCGAGCTGCTCGTCAGGAGCGACGATGGCGCCGAGGTCGTGCGGGAGCGCCTGCAGGTCTACGAGCGGCAGACCCGCCCGCTGGTCGAGTATTACCGGTCGCGGCCGACCTTTCGCGTGCTGAACGGCAACCAGGCGCAGGACGCCGTCGCGGCGGCGCTCCGGCAGGCGGTGTGCGAGGCGCAGGCGGCGGGGACCAGGCGGCCAAGCGGCGCGGACGGCGCGGCGGAGCTGATGTGA
- the map gene encoding type I methionyl aminopeptidase — protein MIVCKSAAELQRMSTANALVAEILADLASHAQPGVTTAELDRIAEKRVREAGAVPAFKGYRGYPATLCASVNEEVVHGIPSDQRRLADGDVISLDMGVLLDGFYGDSAVTVGVGRISAQASDLLRVTEEALYRGIDAARIGGRLSDIGHAIQDWVEQHGFSVVREFVGHGIGTKLHEEPQIPNYGQAGRGPRLVEGMVLAIEPMVNAGRASVKVLPDGWTAVTRDGSLSAHFEHTVAITGDGPLILTRRNGQAHRLAARARQ, from the coding sequence GTGATCGTCTGCAAGTCGGCGGCCGAGCTGCAGCGGATGAGCACGGCGAACGCGCTGGTGGCGGAGATCCTCGCCGACCTCGCGTCGCATGCGCAGCCGGGCGTGACGACCGCGGAGCTGGATCGGATCGCCGAGAAGCGCGTGCGCGAGGCCGGGGCGGTGCCGGCGTTCAAAGGGTACCGCGGATATCCGGCCACGCTGTGCGCGTCGGTGAACGAGGAAGTGGTCCACGGCATCCCGTCGGACCAGCGGCGCCTGGCCGACGGCGACGTCATCTCGCTCGACATGGGCGTGCTCCTCGACGGGTTCTACGGCGACTCGGCGGTGACCGTCGGCGTCGGCCGGATCAGCGCGCAGGCGTCGGACCTGCTGCGCGTGACGGAAGAGGCGCTGTATCGCGGCATCGACGCGGCGCGGATCGGCGGGCGGCTGTCGGACATCGGCCACGCGATCCAGGACTGGGTCGAGCAGCACGGGTTTTCCGTGGTGCGCGAGTTCGTGGGGCACGGGATCGGCACGAAGCTCCACGAGGAGCCGCAGATTCCGAACTACGGCCAGGCGGGCCGCGGGCCGCGGCTGGTCGAGGGCATGGTGCTCGCGATCGAGCCGATGGTGAACGCGGGGCGCGCCAGCGTGAAGGTGCTGCCCGATGGCTGGACCGCGGTCACGCGGGACGGCAGCCTGTCGGCGCACTTCGAGCACACGGTCGCGATCACGGGCGACGGCCCGCTGATCCTGACGAGGCGGAACGGCCAGGCGCACCGGCTCGCGGCGCGGGCGCGGCAATAG